One segment of Manihot esculenta cultivar AM560-2 chromosome 4, M.esculenta_v8, whole genome shotgun sequence DNA contains the following:
- the LOC110612982 gene encoding receptor-like protein 13 isoform X2, with the protein MFESFKELRSLNLSYSGMGGLINEKGSDGLKKLEILDLSHNYLNNSILLSMTTLPSLTTLILNGNNMRGSFPSKGFERLEVLDLGYSSFSSSNLSTLGTTLSSLKQLILSGNYMEGSFPIQEFSKLKNLEVLDVSWNSFNNTIPIQDSIKFFKFSKLKYLDMSQNNFNADILSFSSKFSSVEILDLSSNNLEGPLPDQDLFQLKNLTVLSFNGNRLNGSLPIRGLCSLTKLQELDLSHNDFGGSLLPCLQNFTSLRFLDLSGNQFTGHIPSSWLASLHSLKFIDLSFNLFEGQFSFNAFADNSNLDVVKFASDNNQFEVVSKYPGWIPSFQLKVLVLQNCALDSIPEFLFHQFKLKAIDFANNKIKGSFPMWLLENNTELDILTLRNNSFKGQIHMPTYTNFNITEFDVSDNQFVGQLQDIGGQIFPNMKFLNLSKNGFQGDFRFSPGYNCKLISLDLSFNNFSGDVPEPLISSCTSLEVLRLSSNNFHGQIFTARFKLTSLNILQLNDNQFEGTLSSLVFQIPTLYMLDLSNNSFHGEIPLWTNHMVQASYVDLSQNHFKGQISCEILLAGSHVDLSHNYLSGSLPSCFNVQHILYLGGPLHVNLQGNRLTGAIPEAFLNSSYLLTLNLRDNELSGSLPNKFVTFPNLRVLLLGGNHLNGSIPSGLCQLNKISLLDLSRNYFSGSIPHCLYNLSFGNNNWPNDQFSLPTGLWTETDNVYSESLLHMEEYSIGYDIRTFKVEEVEFVTKHMKYAFKGDILNYLFGLDLSDNNLEGQIPYQLGKLSQLRALNLSHNCLTGSIPASLSNLTQLESFDLSHNKLSGQIPSQLIALHFLAVFSVAYNNLSGKIPDMKGQFSTFDNTSYEGNPFLCGALLEKNCSSDNEPSASLGHKADGKWYEVDEVVFFSSFCGSFIMFFLGVIIVLYVNPYWRQKLCYPMEEFMFSCYYFLYDILF; encoded by the exons ATGTTTGAGTCATTTAAGGAGTTAAGAAGTCTTAATTTATCCTATAGTGGAATGGGTGGTTTGATTAATGAGAAAG GTTCTGATGGATTGAAGAAGCTAGAAATCTTAGATCTTAgtcataattatttaaataatagcaTCTTACTATCAATGACTACTCTTCCATCGCTTACGACTTTAATTCTTAACGGAAACAATATGAGAGGTTCCTTCCCTAGCAAAG GTTTTGAAAGATTAGAGGTGTTGGACTTAGGTTATAGTAGCTTCAGTAGTAGTAACTTATCAACATTGGGCACTACTCTTTCATCTCTTAAGCAATTGATTCTTAGTGGGAATTATATGGAAGGTTCCTTCCCTATACAAG AATTTAGTAAGCTCAAGAACTTGGAAGTCTTGGATGTGAGTTGGAATTCCTTCAACAATACCATACCAATTCAAG ATTCTATAAAATTCTTCAAGTTTAGCAAATTGAAGTACTTGGATATGTCCCAGAATAACTTCAACGCTGATATATTGAGCTTCTCAAGCAAATTTTCTTCGGTTGAAATTCTAGACTTGTCATCTAATAATTTGGAAGGGCCACTTCCAGACCAAG ACTTATTTCAACTTAAAAATTTAACGGTTCTCAGTTTTAATGGGAACAGATTGAATGGAAGTCTGCCAATACGtg GTTTGTGCAGCTTGACAAAACTTCAAGAGTTAGATCTCAGCCATAATGATTTTGGAGGCAGTCTTCTTCCATGCCTACAAAATTTTACATCTCTGAGATTTTTAGATCTGTCCGGGAACCAATTCACAGGGCACATTCCTTCATCTTGGTTAGCCAGCCTCCACTCTCTGAAATTTATTGATCTCAGCTTCAATCTTTTTGAGGGCCAATTTTCATTCAATGCATTTGCTGACAATTCCAACCTTGATGTGGTTAAATTCGCAAGTGATAACAACCAATTTGAGGTTGTGAGTAAATACCCTGGTTGGATTCCATCATTCCAGTTGAAAGTTCTTGTCTTGCAAAATTGTGCCCTTGACAGTATTCCTGAGTTTCTCTTTCACCAGTTCAAATTGAAAGCCATCGACTTCGCTAACAACAAAATAAAAGGAAGTTTTCCCATGTGGTTGCTTGAGAACAATACAGAACTGGACATTCTGACTCTTAGGAATAACAGTTTCAAGGGTCAAATACACATGCCAACCTACACTAACTTCAATATTACCGAGTTTGATGTTTCAGACAATCAATTTGTTGGGCAGCTTCAAGATATTGGTGGACAGATATTTCCCAACATGAAGTTTCTCAATTTGTCCAAAAATGGCTTTCAAGGTGATTTTCGTTTCTCACCTGGCTACAACTGCAAATTGATAAGTTTGGATTTGTCTTTTAACAACTTCTCTGGAGATGTACCAGAACCACTGATTTCAAGTTGCACCTCTTTGGAAGTTCTAAGGTTATCGAGTAATAACTTTCATGGTCAAATATTCACCGCTCGATTTAAACTtacttcattaaatattttgcaATTGAATGATAATCAATTCGAGGGAACTCTATCAAGTTTAGTCTTTCAGATTCCTACATTGTACATGTTAGATCTTAGCAACAACAGCTTTCATGGTGAGATTCCACTCTGGACGAATCACATGGTACAAGCGTCTTATGTAGACCTTTCTCAAAATCACTTTAAAGGTCAGATTTCATGTGAAATTTTGTTAGCTGGAAGTCACGTAGACCTTTCTCACAACTATCTTTCTGGATCATTACCTTCTTGCTTTAACGTACAACATATATTGTATCTAGGAGGTCCTCTACATGTGAATTTGCAAGGTAATAGATTGACTGGAGCAATACCAGAAGCTTTTCTCAATTCTTCATATTTGTTGACATTAAACTTGAGAGATAACGAGTTATCCGGTAGCCTTCCCAATAAATTTGTTACATTTCCAAATTTACGGGTTCTTTTATTAGGAGGAAATCATTTAAATGGCTCCATTCCAAGTGGTTTGTGCCAACTGAATAAAATCAGCTTATTGGATCTTTCAAGGAATTATTTTTCTGGGTCCATACCCCACTGTTTGTATAATCTCTCCTTTGGAAACAATAATTGGCCTAATGATCAGTTCAGCTTGCCAACTGGGCTTTGGACCGAAACAGACAATGTTTATAGTGAAAGTCTCCTACACATGGAGGAGTACTCCATCGGTTATGATATTCGCACCTTCAAGGTTGAAGAAGTTGAGTTTGTCACAAAACATATGAAGTATGCCTTTAAGGGTGACATTCTCAACTATTTGTTTGGACTAGATTTGTCAGATAACAATCTTGAAGGTCAGATTCCATACCAGCTAGGAAAGCTATCTCAACTTCGTGCCTTAAACTTATCCCACAATTGCTTGACAGGATCCATTCCAGCATCTTTGTCAAACCTTACTCAATTAGAAAGCTTCGACCTCTCTCATAACAAATTAAGCGGACAGATTCCTTCACAATTGATAGCTTTACACTTTCTAGCAGTATTTTCTGTTGCCTACAATAATTTATCAGGCAAGATTCCAGATATGAAGGGGCAGTTTAGCACATTTGACAACACCAGCTACGAAGGGAATCCATTTCTTTGTGGAGCTCTGCTAGAGAAAAATTGCAGCAGTGACAATGAGCCATCAGCAAGTTTGGGACATAAAGCTGATGGAAAATGGTATGAAGTTGATGAGGTAGTCTTTTTTTCAAGCTTCTGTGGATCATTTATCATGTTCTTTTTGGGAGTCATCATTGTTCTCTATGTCAATCCTTACTGGCGACAAAAATTATGCTATCCTATGGAAGAattcatgttttcatgttatTACTTTTTgtatgatatattattttaa
- the LOC110612982 gene encoding receptor-like protein 13 isoform X1, with amino-acid sequence MFESFKELRSLNLSYSGMGGLINEKGSDGLKKLEILDLSHNYLNNSILLSMTTLPSLTTLILNGNNMRGSFPSKGFERLEVLDLGYSSFSSSNLSTLGTTLSSLKQLILSGNYMEGSFPIQEFSKLKNLEVLDVSWNSFNNTIPIQGKLHITFLLQCWNGIIAYIYMYIHSAKIQSSTDSIKFFKFSKLKYLDMSQNNFNADILSFSSKFSSVEILDLSSNNLEGPLPDQDLFQLKNLTVLSFNGNRLNGSLPIRGLCSLTKLQELDLSHNDFGGSLLPCLQNFTSLRFLDLSGNQFTGHIPSSWLASLHSLKFIDLSFNLFEGQFSFNAFADNSNLDVVKFASDNNQFEVVSKYPGWIPSFQLKVLVLQNCALDSIPEFLFHQFKLKAIDFANNKIKGSFPMWLLENNTELDILTLRNNSFKGQIHMPTYTNFNITEFDVSDNQFVGQLQDIGGQIFPNMKFLNLSKNGFQGDFRFSPGYNCKLISLDLSFNNFSGDVPEPLISSCTSLEVLRLSSNNFHGQIFTARFKLTSLNILQLNDNQFEGTLSSLVFQIPTLYMLDLSNNSFHGEIPLWTNHMVQASYVDLSQNHFKGQISCEILLAGSHVDLSHNYLSGSLPSCFNVQHILYLGGPLHVNLQGNRLTGAIPEAFLNSSYLLTLNLRDNELSGSLPNKFVTFPNLRVLLLGGNHLNGSIPSGLCQLNKISLLDLSRNYFSGSIPHCLYNLSFGNNNWPNDQFSLPTGLWTETDNVYSESLLHMEEYSIGYDIRTFKVEEVEFVTKHMKYAFKGDILNYLFGLDLSDNNLEGQIPYQLGKLSQLRALNLSHNCLTGSIPASLSNLTQLESFDLSHNKLSGQIPSQLIALHFLAVFSVAYNNLSGKIPDMKGQFSTFDNTSYEGNPFLCGALLEKNCSSDNEPSASLGHKADGKWYEVDEVVFFSSFCGSFIMFFLGVIIVLYVNPYWRQKLCYPMEEFMFSCYYFLYDILF; translated from the exons ATGTTTGAGTCATTTAAGGAGTTAAGAAGTCTTAATTTATCCTATAGTGGAATGGGTGGTTTGATTAATGAGAAAG GTTCTGATGGATTGAAGAAGCTAGAAATCTTAGATCTTAgtcataattatttaaataatagcaTCTTACTATCAATGACTACTCTTCCATCGCTTACGACTTTAATTCTTAACGGAAACAATATGAGAGGTTCCTTCCCTAGCAAAG GTTTTGAAAGATTAGAGGTGTTGGACTTAGGTTATAGTAGCTTCAGTAGTAGTAACTTATCAACATTGGGCACTACTCTTTCATCTCTTAAGCAATTGATTCTTAGTGGGAATTATATGGAAGGTTCCTTCCCTATACAAG AATTTAGTAAGCTCAAGAACTTGGAAGTCTTGGATGTGAGTTGGAATTCCTTCAACAATACCATACCAATTCAAGGTAAACTTCATATCACATTCCTACTTCAATGTTGGAATGGGATAATAGCCTATATTTACATGTATATACACTCAGCTAAAATTCAAAGCTCCACAGATTCTATAAAATTCTTCAAGTTTAGCAAATTGAAGTACTTGGATATGTCCCAGAATAACTTCAACGCTGATATATTGAGCTTCTCAAGCAAATTTTCTTCGGTTGAAATTCTAGACTTGTCATCTAATAATTTGGAAGGGCCACTTCCAGACCAAG ACTTATTTCAACTTAAAAATTTAACGGTTCTCAGTTTTAATGGGAACAGATTGAATGGAAGTCTGCCAATACGtg GTTTGTGCAGCTTGACAAAACTTCAAGAGTTAGATCTCAGCCATAATGATTTTGGAGGCAGTCTTCTTCCATGCCTACAAAATTTTACATCTCTGAGATTTTTAGATCTGTCCGGGAACCAATTCACAGGGCACATTCCTTCATCTTGGTTAGCCAGCCTCCACTCTCTGAAATTTATTGATCTCAGCTTCAATCTTTTTGAGGGCCAATTTTCATTCAATGCATTTGCTGACAATTCCAACCTTGATGTGGTTAAATTCGCAAGTGATAACAACCAATTTGAGGTTGTGAGTAAATACCCTGGTTGGATTCCATCATTCCAGTTGAAAGTTCTTGTCTTGCAAAATTGTGCCCTTGACAGTATTCCTGAGTTTCTCTTTCACCAGTTCAAATTGAAAGCCATCGACTTCGCTAACAACAAAATAAAAGGAAGTTTTCCCATGTGGTTGCTTGAGAACAATACAGAACTGGACATTCTGACTCTTAGGAATAACAGTTTCAAGGGTCAAATACACATGCCAACCTACACTAACTTCAATATTACCGAGTTTGATGTTTCAGACAATCAATTTGTTGGGCAGCTTCAAGATATTGGTGGACAGATATTTCCCAACATGAAGTTTCTCAATTTGTCCAAAAATGGCTTTCAAGGTGATTTTCGTTTCTCACCTGGCTACAACTGCAAATTGATAAGTTTGGATTTGTCTTTTAACAACTTCTCTGGAGATGTACCAGAACCACTGATTTCAAGTTGCACCTCTTTGGAAGTTCTAAGGTTATCGAGTAATAACTTTCATGGTCAAATATTCACCGCTCGATTTAAACTtacttcattaaatattttgcaATTGAATGATAATCAATTCGAGGGAACTCTATCAAGTTTAGTCTTTCAGATTCCTACATTGTACATGTTAGATCTTAGCAACAACAGCTTTCATGGTGAGATTCCACTCTGGACGAATCACATGGTACAAGCGTCTTATGTAGACCTTTCTCAAAATCACTTTAAAGGTCAGATTTCATGTGAAATTTTGTTAGCTGGAAGTCACGTAGACCTTTCTCACAACTATCTTTCTGGATCATTACCTTCTTGCTTTAACGTACAACATATATTGTATCTAGGAGGTCCTCTACATGTGAATTTGCAAGGTAATAGATTGACTGGAGCAATACCAGAAGCTTTTCTCAATTCTTCATATTTGTTGACATTAAACTTGAGAGATAACGAGTTATCCGGTAGCCTTCCCAATAAATTTGTTACATTTCCAAATTTACGGGTTCTTTTATTAGGAGGAAATCATTTAAATGGCTCCATTCCAAGTGGTTTGTGCCAACTGAATAAAATCAGCTTATTGGATCTTTCAAGGAATTATTTTTCTGGGTCCATACCCCACTGTTTGTATAATCTCTCCTTTGGAAACAATAATTGGCCTAATGATCAGTTCAGCTTGCCAACTGGGCTTTGGACCGAAACAGACAATGTTTATAGTGAAAGTCTCCTACACATGGAGGAGTACTCCATCGGTTATGATATTCGCACCTTCAAGGTTGAAGAAGTTGAGTTTGTCACAAAACATATGAAGTATGCCTTTAAGGGTGACATTCTCAACTATTTGTTTGGACTAGATTTGTCAGATAACAATCTTGAAGGTCAGATTCCATACCAGCTAGGAAAGCTATCTCAACTTCGTGCCTTAAACTTATCCCACAATTGCTTGACAGGATCCATTCCAGCATCTTTGTCAAACCTTACTCAATTAGAAAGCTTCGACCTCTCTCATAACAAATTAAGCGGACAGATTCCTTCACAATTGATAGCTTTACACTTTCTAGCAGTATTTTCTGTTGCCTACAATAATTTATCAGGCAAGATTCCAGATATGAAGGGGCAGTTTAGCACATTTGACAACACCAGCTACGAAGGGAATCCATTTCTTTGTGGAGCTCTGCTAGAGAAAAATTGCAGCAGTGACAATGAGCCATCAGCAAGTTTGGGACATAAAGCTGATGGAAAATGGTATGAAGTTGATGAGGTAGTCTTTTTTTCAAGCTTCTGTGGATCATTTATCATGTTCTTTTTGGGAGTCATCATTGTTCTCTATGTCAATCCTTACTGGCGACAAAAATTATGCTATCCTATGGAAGAattcatgttttcatgttatTACTTTTTgtatgatatattattttaa